The Peribacillus simplex genome contains a region encoding:
- a CDS encoding M48 family metallopeptidase, with protein MVRKWAGRAILLYILYAAAMYWYIFYGADTSIPEALRGTAADPATFLNARELKLSEEYSGLRNFIFFVSTPYEWLLYFFILLFGFSKAFEKSSMAVSKWKAIRTSIYLFWLSVISYLALFPISFIGYRMSRNYHISTQSFTSWMKDGVIEFWVNFGMMFIIVSVLYWLMNKSVKKWWLYAWMLSIPFSLFLMFVQPVLIDPLYNEFYPLKNKELETEILALASQAEIPAEHVYEVNMAEKTNALNAYVTGIGSNSRIVLWDTTLNKLKEDEILFIMAHEMAHYVEKHIYIGIAGYLGLTLIGLWLTSKIMNFIIRRWGHLLKVRSIDSISSLPLFLLITSVLLFASSPLSNYVSRYQETRADRYAIEMTKDKESAITTFQELTRSGLSQVNPPFLVKWLRYSHPTMLERISTVENTDTKGD; from the coding sequence ATGGTTAGAAAATGGGCTGGAAGAGCGATTCTGTTATATATCCTTTATGCAGCGGCGATGTATTGGTATATTTTTTATGGAGCTGATACCTCGATTCCCGAAGCTTTGCGTGGAACTGCAGCAGATCCTGCAACATTCCTGAATGCAAGGGAACTAAAGCTTAGCGAAGAGTATTCAGGACTGCGAAATTTTATTTTTTTCGTATCCACGCCATATGAATGGCTGTTGTATTTCTTCATTTTATTATTTGGTTTTTCAAAAGCATTTGAAAAGTCGTCAATGGCAGTCTCGAAATGGAAAGCGATCAGAACGAGCATCTACTTATTCTGGCTTTCCGTTATTTCTTACCTGGCCCTGTTTCCGATCAGTTTCATTGGATATCGGATGAGTAGGAATTACCATATAAGTACACAAAGTTTCACCTCGTGGATGAAGGATGGAGTCATCGAATTCTGGGTGAATTTCGGGATGATGTTCATCATCGTGTCCGTTTTGTATTGGTTAATGAATAAAAGTGTGAAGAAGTGGTGGCTCTATGCTTGGATGTTGTCCATTCCATTTTCCTTGTTCCTGATGTTTGTACAGCCTGTATTGATTGATCCGCTATATAATGAGTTCTATCCGCTCAAAAATAAAGAGCTGGAAACGGAAATATTGGCACTTGCCTCACAGGCTGAAATTCCTGCTGAACACGTGTATGAAGTAAATATGGCGGAAAAGACAAATGCCTTGAATGCATACGTGACCGGCATAGGCTCCAACTCAAGAATAGTCCTTTGGGATACGACCCTGAACAAACTGAAGGAAGATGAGATCCTTTTTATCATGGCACATGAAATGGCTCATTATGTGGAAAAGCATATTTATATAGGGATTGCAGGTTATTTAGGACTGACTTTAATCGGTTTGTGGCTGACCTCGAAAATCATGAATTTTATCATTAGACGCTGGGGCCATCTGTTAAAGGTTCGTTCTATTGACAGCATTTCTTCTCTTCCTTTATTTCTCTTGATAACGTCTGTGCTGCTCTTTGCTTCGAGTCCGCTGTCCAACTATGTTTCCAGATATCAAGAGACAAGGGCTGACCGTTATGCCATTGAAATGACCAAGGATAAAGAATCAGCAATCACGACGTTCCAGGAACTCACGAGATCGGGTTTGAGTCAAGTCAATCCACCATTCCTGGTTAAGTGGCTGCGGTATTCCCATCCAACCATGCTCGAGCGGATTTCAACGGTTGAAAATACAGATACAAAGGGTGATTGA
- a CDS encoding YitT family protein, with the protein MYNVLLITMGSVLVAVAYNLFLIPHLILSSGLSGLAIMFGIITPVNTGILNFLLNLPLLILGYLKLGRRFITYTILSVVVISVSLYLIPVHGISTDPILSSLFGGIISGFGIGIIFRASGSSGGFDIIAMLLAKKSDFPLGTLLSVMNAVVVVISGFIFGWDAALYTLISIYAAGKVIDTIHSNHIKLTLMIVTKKSDEMKTKLLTNLYRGITVMDGEGAYSGEKSKVMMTVITRYQLTDVKTMIKEVDPNAFVNITETSEVMGMFHKE; encoded by the coding sequence ATGTATAATGTACTTTTGATCACTATGGGCTCAGTGCTTGTAGCAGTAGCCTATAACTTATTTTTGATACCTCATTTAATTTTAAGCAGCGGACTTAGTGGACTTGCGATTATGTTCGGAATCATCACCCCGGTCAACACAGGGATATTGAATTTTCTGTTGAACCTCCCATTGCTGATTCTTGGTTACTTGAAATTAGGGAGACGCTTTATCACCTATACGATATTATCAGTTGTCGTGATATCCGTCAGTTTATACCTCATTCCAGTTCACGGAATATCCACTGATCCGATTTTGTCTTCTTTATTTGGCGGAATCATATCGGGATTCGGTATAGGCATCATCTTTCGTGCTTCAGGTTCTTCTGGCGGTTTTGATATCATTGCCATGCTATTGGCTAAGAAGAGCGATTTTCCACTTGGTACATTGCTTTCGGTGATGAATGCAGTTGTGGTGGTTATCTCAGGCTTCATCTTTGGTTGGGATGCCGCATTATATACGCTGATTTCCATTTATGCAGCAGGAAAGGTGATCGATACGATCCATTCCAATCACATTAAATTAACATTGATGATCGTTACCAAAAAGAGTGACGAAATGAAAACCAAGCTCCTCACCAACCTTTATCGTGGAATTACAGTCATGGATGGTGAAGGTGCATATTCAGGAGAAAAGAGTAAAGTAATGATGACAGTCATTACTCGTTATCAGTTAACCGATGTAAAAACGATGATAAAAGAAGTGGATCCGAATGCTTTTGTCAATATAACCGAAACCTCCGAGGTCATGGGTATGTTTCATAAAGAGTAA
- a CDS encoding IDEAL domain-containing protein, with the protein MKNEKSYSESVKSLSMSEMKNDAVVQEMLIDMIIQEAVLTTKKNILAIQIDEALDMKNKPLFLKLSSEMNVLLKQFGN; encoded by the coding sequence TTGAAAAATGAAAAATCTTATTCAGAGTCAGTGAAGTCCTTATCAATGAGCGAAATGAAAAACGATGCCGTGGTTCAGGAAATGTTAATTGATATGATTATTCAGGAAGCCGTCCTTACTACCAAAAAGAATATCCTTGCAATACAGATCGATGAAGCCTTGGATATGAAAAACAAACCTTTATTCTTAAAACTAAGTTCTGAAATGAACGTTTTACTAAAACAGTTTGGTAATTAA
- a CDS encoding competence protein ComK — protein sequence MKENNQGIIEEYEITPHTLMVSPINYGSKIYSRIVEMEDEFISPFKPMEIIKKSCEFFGSSYEGRKQGTKQLINITHKAPIAIDPTSSIFFFPTTSPLRPQCIWLSHEHVASYDRLDPKHTTITFRNRQTIDIAVSCSSFENQLHRTSFLKTKLIQRIEETKRKSFYLFSDINGAKASEVMSKYIPR from the coding sequence ATGAAGGAAAACAATCAGGGAATCATCGAGGAATATGAAATCACGCCACATACACTAATGGTTTCGCCAATCAATTACGGCAGTAAAATATATTCCCGAATCGTTGAAATGGAGGACGAGTTCATCTCCCCTTTTAAACCTATGGAAATAATAAAGAAAAGTTGTGAGTTCTTCGGATCAAGTTATGAAGGACGCAAGCAAGGCACGAAACAGCTCATAAACATCACACATAAAGCACCGATCGCGATCGATCCGACCAGTTCGATTTTCTTCTTTCCGACTACTTCTCCGTTGCGTCCTCAATGCATCTGGCTATCACATGAGCATGTGGCATCCTATGATCGCCTGGATCCCAAACATACAACCATCACATTCAGGAATAGACAAACCATCGATATAGCAGTATCATGCAGTTCTTTCGAAAACCAGCTTCACCGGACATCTTTTTTAAAAACGAAATTGATCCAGAGGATTGAGGAGACAAAGAGGAAATCCTTCTATCTGTTTTCCGATATAAATGGGGCAAAGGCTTCAGAAGTAATGTCAAAGTATATACCGCGTTAG
- a CDS encoding DUF3006 domain-containing protein, with the protein MVQGIIDRFEGKVAVVEIEGGDMKDFPKSALPKGAKVGDMLIIDGNTITISKEGTKQLRKEIDDLMDELFED; encoded by the coding sequence ATGGTACAAGGAATTATTGATCGCTTCGAAGGAAAGGTCGCTGTCGTTGAAATCGAAGGTGGTGACATGAAGGATTTTCCTAAAAGCGCTCTCCCCAAGGGAGCAAAAGTAGGAGATATGCTGATTATCGATGGTAATACGATCACCATTTCCAAAGAAGGCACTAAGCAGTTAAGAAAAGAGATTGACGATTTAATGGATGAATTATTTGAGGATTAA
- a CDS encoding ComEC/Rec2 family competence protein, translating to MKKINILLVAVLVLSLFTGLKTTEAASNMKVHFINVGQGDSILIQTDNENVLIDGGGKGKGDEVVAYLKKQKIKTLNALVSTHPDADHVGGLAYVIKSLNVKSVYAPKVSHTTQAYKDFLTAVKKKQLTIKKAKTGVEINTKAKDNSLKFIAPVKDYAKSDLNNWSAVLLLKHGKKTFLFTGDAEEKAEKDMLAKKLVPSVDVLKVGHHGAKTSTSSAFINKTKPKYAVISVGKNGYGHPTSTVVKRLNSVKAKTYRTDKSGNIIFTSTGQKITVKTVK from the coding sequence ATGAAGAAAATAAATATTCTACTGGTTGCCGTTCTTGTTTTGTCTTTATTCACTGGACTTAAAACAACTGAGGCAGCCTCAAATATGAAGGTACATTTCATCAACGTTGGACAAGGAGATTCAATCCTTATACAAACCGATAATGAAAACGTTTTAATCGATGGCGGCGGTAAAGGAAAGGGCGACGAAGTGGTAGCCTACCTTAAAAAACAAAAGATAAAAACACTTAATGCATTAGTATCCACTCACCCAGATGCGGATCATGTAGGCGGTCTGGCTTATGTGATTAAATCGCTTAATGTAAAATCTGTGTATGCCCCTAAAGTTTCTCATACCACCCAGGCATACAAAGACTTTTTAACGGCTGTTAAGAAGAAGCAGCTTACAATAAAAAAAGCGAAGACTGGCGTGGAAATCAACACTAAAGCAAAGGATAATTCCCTTAAATTCATTGCACCTGTTAAAGACTATGCCAAGTCTGACTTAAATAATTGGAGTGCTGTCCTTTTACTTAAACACGGCAAAAAAACATTCTTGTTTACAGGTGATGCCGAAGAAAAAGCAGAGAAAGATATGCTGGCTAAAAAACTGGTACCAAGTGTGGATGTACTTAAAGTCGGCCATCATGGTGCAAAAACATCGACAAGTTCAGCTTTCATTAACAAAACAAAACCGAAATATGCTGTAATCAGTGTAGGGAAAAATGGCTATGGGCACCCTACCTCCACTGTTGTAAAACGGTTGAATTCAGTGAAAGCCAAAACTTATCGCACAGATAAATCAGGTAACATTATTTTTACTTCTACAGGTCAGAAAATTACTGTAAAGACGGTGAAATAA